In Candidatus Methylomirabilis tolerans, a single window of DNA contains:
- a CDS encoding NFACT family protein — MAAIIQELQAVLPGVAIGRALQLDQWSLLLIFHRRQGPAGLLLSVKPGAPRVELLSPPRKPSVSSSRFGDLVASKTKEALIEAVEQVELDRIMAIQLRGGSLPDAAMTLYVEMLGPASNLFLVDRVTGTVIDRLRAASGRTRGQTPGPGEPYQPLFDSGRVDPRFVKEDEFQELIRPHLTEGVEPARILATCFAGFSSLMATELVARSGLSTLAPLDEQSRTLWKPFCDLMGRVATAAFEPRLLMGSDGKPVGIAAFPLVTVAADHQVPFSTMAEAFTVYYGSREQVERLQALRAELVRRLESEISAAERLSAKLGQEATIYREGELHARKGQLLLANRAGIRRGEQTVELVDYADPGTPLLRIELDPACSIEENARRYFALHRKAKRGTAIVNTRLEEVALRLATLRLLFRETETAKDLGELQRVDAALARVARRRPTQGPAAPRVRQSEGPEPRTFRSSDGLAILVGKSGTGNDHLTWRLARSYDLWLHAQGIPGSHVLVRLAKGKQTPPRTLCEAAQLAAYYSRSRGQVKVPVNYVLRKYLRKPKAAAPGAVLLTQEKTITVRPEADLVRRLHAAADASRAED; from the coding sequence TTGGCCGCGATCATTCAGGAGCTGCAAGCCGTCCTTCCGGGTGTTGCGATCGGTCGCGCTCTGCAACTCGATCAGTGGAGCCTGCTGCTGATCTTTCATAGGAGACAAGGGCCGGCCGGACTTTTGCTGTCTGTCAAGCCTGGCGCGCCCAGAGTTGAGCTGCTCTCGCCGCCACGTAAGCCTTCTGTATCCTCGTCGAGGTTTGGGGATCTCGTCGCCTCAAAAACGAAGGAGGCGCTGATCGAGGCGGTTGAGCAAGTAGAGTTGGACCGGATCATGGCGATACAATTGCGTGGCGGCTCGCTGCCAGATGCGGCCATGACTCTGTATGTGGAGATGCTTGGGCCTGCGAGCAACTTGTTCCTCGTCGATCGAGTTACCGGAACGGTCATCGACCGCCTCCGCGCGGCCTCCGGACGAACGAGGGGTCAGACACCGGGACCGGGCGAGCCGTATCAACCTCTCTTCGATTCCGGCCGCGTCGATCCCAGGTTTGTCAAAGAAGATGAATTTCAGGAACTGATCCGTCCGCACCTCACTGAAGGGGTCGAGCCGGCGCGCATCCTCGCGACCTGTTTCGCAGGGTTCAGTTCGTTGATGGCGACGGAACTGGTGGCCCGTTCCGGCCTCTCGACACTTGCCCCCCTCGACGAGCAATCGCGCACCCTGTGGAAGCCGTTTTGCGATCTCATGGGCCGTGTGGCGACTGCTGCCTTCGAGCCCAGGCTCCTCATGGGAAGCGATGGGAAGCCTGTCGGCATCGCGGCCTTTCCACTGGTCACGGTTGCGGCTGATCACCAGGTTCCATTCTCCACCATGGCCGAGGCATTTACTGTCTACTATGGAAGCCGCGAGCAGGTTGAGCGGCTGCAGGCGCTTCGAGCTGAGTTAGTACGCCGCCTGGAGAGTGAGATCAGTGCGGCAGAGCGGCTTTCGGCCAAGCTCGGGCAGGAAGCGACGATCTATCGTGAGGGCGAACTCCACGCCCGGAAGGGCCAACTCCTGCTTGCCAATCGGGCCGGCATTCGGCGTGGAGAGCAGACGGTCGAACTTGTCGACTACGCTGATCCAGGAACGCCATTGCTGCGAATCGAGCTGGACCCCGCCTGTTCCATCGAGGAGAACGCTCGACGCTACTTTGCGCTGCACCGCAAGGCGAAACGTGGAACGGCCATCGTCAATACGCGCCTTGAAGAAGTTGCCCTGCGACTGGCCACGCTTCGGTTGCTATTCCGAGAAACGGAGACGGCGAAGGACCTGGGCGAGTTGCAGCGGGTTGATGCTGCGTTAGCCCGTGTAGCGAGGCGCAGGCCAACCCAGGGGCCGGCAGCGCCGCGCGTTCGGCAGTCCGAGGGCCCCGAACCGCGCACCTTCCGCTCCTCGGACGGTCTGGCGATTCTGGTCGGCAAAAGCGGGACGGGCAACGATCACCTGACCTGGCGACTTGCCCGATCTTACGATCTGTGGCTTCACGCCCAAGGTATCCCGGGATCGCATGTTCTCGTTCGTCTGGCAAAAGGGAAGCAGACCCCGCCGCGAACCCTGTGCGAGGCGGCGCAGCTCGCCGCCTACTACAGCCGGTCGCGTGGGCAAGTCAAGGTGCCGGTGAACTACGTCCTGCGGAAATATCTGAGGAAGCCGAAGGCGGCCGCGCCTGGAGCGGTGCTGTTGACGCAGGAGAAGACGATCACAGTGCGACCTGAAGCCGACCTGGTCCGCCGACTGCACGCCGCTGCGGACGCCTCGCGTGCTGAGGACTGA
- a CDS encoding response regulator transcription factor, which produces MSRITVLIADDHAPSREGLRLVLAQENGIQVVDQATDGKQALTMMEALQPDILLLNVHPPVVKGLDALSQIRAKSPGTKVLILADHPGDNFIIKALQCGAKGCLSKTLTRADIIKAIRVTHAGELWAERKMLAQTLESLLQTANAVAPTEAHKTLTKREREIIKWVMQGMTNKEIAVQLEISDKTVKTHLSNIFGKLQISHRLQLLLSRIVNHTA; this is translated from the coding sequence ATGAGCCGGATCACGGTCCTGATTGCCGACGATCACGCCCCATCCCGAGAGGGGCTCCGCCTGGTCCTCGCGCAGGAGAACGGCATTCAGGTGGTCGACCAGGCGACGGATGGCAAGCAGGCGCTGACCATGATGGAGGCGCTCCAACCGGATATCCTCTTACTGAATGTCCACCCGCCGGTGGTCAAAGGCCTCGATGCCCTTTCACAGATTCGCGCGAAAAGCCCCGGGACGAAAGTTCTGATTCTGGCCGACCATCCGGGAGACAACTTCATCATCAAGGCCTTGCAGTGTGGCGCCAAGGGATGCTTGTCGAAGACGCTGACACGCGCCGATATCATCAAGGCTATTCGCGTCACCCATGCCGGAGAACTCTGGGCCGAACGCAAGATGCTGGCGCAGACGCTGGAGAGCCTGCTCCAGACAGCGAACGCTGTCGCCCCCACAGAGGCGCACAAGACCCTGACCAAGCGGGAGCGCGAAATCATCAAATGGGTGATGCAGGGGATGACGAATAAAGAGATCGCCGTGCAACTGGAGATTAGCGACAAGACGGTGAAGACCCATTTGAGCAACATATTTGGTAAATTGCAGATCAGTCACCGCCTCCAACTGCTCCTCTCTCGGATCGTGAACCACACCGCCTGA